One window of Acidobacteriota bacterium genomic DNA carries:
- a CDS encoding uL14 family ribosomal protein translates to MFQKNSFSIPSDSSGILLVKVIQTRRCSTRRHAGIGKFLRVVLRNTKVKLNKRRKRRVRAIVIRSQSYYTKNGGMYYQYAVNSLVLLKKRMNTMGKELYGPTSKVLKIRKFRIAFRYIF, encoded by the coding sequence TCTAGTGGTATTTTATTAGTAAAAGTTATACAGACTCGTAGGTGCAGTACACGACGTCATGCTGGTATTGGAAAGTTTTTACGAGTAGTTTTGAGAAATACAAAAGTTAAATTAAATAAAAGACGTAAACGTAGAGTAAGAGCTATCGTGATTAGATCTCAGAGTTATTATACAAAAAACGGGGGGATGTACTATCAATATGCAGTTAATAGTCTAGTTTTATTAAAAAAACGAATGAATACTATGGGTAAAGAACTTTATGGACCTACTTCAAAAGTTTTAAAAATAAGAAAATTTAGAATAGCATTTCGTTATATATTTTAA